The Sphingobium cloacae DNA window CAGCGTGAACGTTTCACCGCTTTGCGTCATCATGGTACCGAGCAGCCGCGCGAAGCCGTACTGCCCAACGCCAGCCGTGACTGCGCCTTCGCTCATCGGCCGACAGCCCGATTGATCGAGAAGACGCCCTGGGATGTCGCGATCAGGCGAGACGGATCCGTGTCCCAGACTTCGGTACGTACGAACGCTCGGTGCTCAATCGCGTCATAGCAGTGGGCCCATGCCGTCGCCGAGCATCTCGCCTCGGCAGACCGCAGATGATCCACCTTCAGGTTCAGGGTCGAGATCGCCAGCCGCCTGCCCAGCCGGGACATCACGGCGACGCCGCAGGCCTGATCGATCAGGCTCGTCAACACGCCGGTTGCGAGCGTCTCCTCCTCGTCCGCCAGCTCCTGACGCCAACCAAGACGTAGCGAGCTGAGGCCACCGCCGACCGAGACCAGCTCCAGGCCAAGCCTGTTGCCCCATGGTACATTGCCCGGTTGCAGGCTCCAGTCTCCAGCCACACTTCCATCCTCGTCCCGACCTGACCTCACCGCTCACCCAAAAAGCCATCGCTCAGGCTTCACCGGAAACGGTACGGTTTACATACTCCGACCAGCTTTTTAATGGCTGTGTTCGAGTATGGAAACGCGGTCGAACAAATTTCTGGTTCTCGTGGTGACCGGCTTTCTGCTGGGCACGCTCCTGATCTTCACGCTGTGGCTGTTTGATGCACGCGATGGAGACGGCAACCCCTATATGATCCGCTTCACCGGAAGCGTTGCCGGTCTCGAAAATGGATCGTCGGTGACCTTCTCGGGTGTGCCGGCCGGTCATGTCACGTCGATACGGTTCGACAAGGAGGACCCGTCAGCGGTTCTCGTCACCGTCAACCTTGACCCACGGATCCCCATCGTCGCAGGCGTAAAAGCGTCGATCGCAAGATCGGCACTGGCCGGCACCGCGAACATCAGCCTCGAGGGCGCCACATCTGGTGCGCCCCCGATCGTTGCGGCGAGCGACGGGGAGCTTCCCGTCATTCACGCCAAGGAAGGCGGGCTCCTTGGCGGCGGAGGGGACCCCGTCGCACTGGTCGAGAAGATCAGCCGCACCGTAGATTCTGTTTCTCGCGACCTCGACGCCGCTCAGCAGCAGCGGGCCAGCGATCGACTGGCGGCGCTTGCGGAAAGTTCCGCCGGTTGGGCAGACAGGGTCGGATCAGCATCCGACGGACTTACTGGCGCACGCGGTCGCGTGGTGGCCGTGGGGGACGCCCTGCAGCGATCCGGCGCCAGCGCTCAACGGTTGAGAGCTGCCCTGAACGACCGCCGCGCGACCGTTCTCGCCAGGGCGAACCGCCCGTTGCTGAACGCTCGAGACGAAGCCGAGCAATTGACAGCGCGCGTCGAGGCGGTTCGACCCACGATCCGCGGCATGACTGCCAAACAGGCCCAGCTGCGTGAGACCATTCGTTCAGCAAGTAACAAGGTAGGCGCTGTCAGGGATACGGCTGTTCGCATCGATCAGGAGGGCTTGGGGGTAAGTGCTCCGTCCCTTCCGACCTACAAGCCGAAATCACGGCAGTGATCGGCCGCGAAGCGATAGGACAGCTCTTGGCTGAGCTCGAGATGGCAGGCGACCGACCGACCGTCCCGGCGTGATTTCTCGTCAACCGGTCTGGATTGCGCTACCCTCGATCGGGGAGAACGAGATTGAGCGACGACGAGAAAAAGGGACGGCGCCCAAGAAAGATGGGCAGACCGACCACTGAGGACGCGGTCCGCCTGACCTCGCACATCCTCAAGAGCGCTCGCGAGCTGTTTTTTGAGCACGGCTTCGACGGCGCCAGCGCCGACATGATCGCCGAACAGGCGCGCATCTCCAAGCGGACCCTCTACGCCCGCTTCGGCAGCAAGGCGCGTGTGTTCGAGGCGGTGATCCTCGACGAGATCGATACGCAGCTGCGCGCGCTCGAACCCTCCGGCAGCGACGAACCCGAGATCGGATCGCGACTTCGCGTGATCGCCGATCGCCTGCTCGAGTGGCTCCTGACGCCCCGGATCGCCTCCATGGAACGTGTCGTCATCGCGCAAGCCGTACGCTTTCCCGCGCTTGCGGCGAACATCCACGACTTCGGCTACCAGCGGGCCGTCCAGTGGGTGGCATCGATCCTCGCCCATGCCAATGCCAGGGGGGAGCTGTCGCTGGCCGACCCCTTGTTCGCTGCCGAGCAGTTCGTCACACTCGTCGTGGTCGCCCCCATGCGCCGGGCAGCGCTGGGTTTGTCTCCGCCAGCGTATGACGAGGCGGCGCGCGATCGTATCGCGCGCGGGATCGACCTGTTCCTTGATGGCTGCCGCCCGCGACAGGGGGATGGTTGCCGCACGTGATGCCCACCACCGACGACGAGCCTCAGATCGGCGAGCACGCGCGTTTGGCCGAGCTGCTCCAGATCATGGGGCGCCATGGCCTGAACGGCCTCGCCTCGCGCCTGGGCCTGCTGCCCGGTCGTTCGGAGCAGCCGGTAGACATCGGTACCCCCGAGCGGGTCGTCGCGCTGCTGCAAGACCTTGGACCCGTCGCGGTCAAGCTGGGGCAGGTGCTCGCGACCCGTGAAGACCTGCTCGGGCCGGAATGGGTGCGCGCGTTGTCGACGCTGCAGGACCGGGTGACCCCGCTGCCGTTCGAGGCGCTGGAGCCGACGATCCTGACAGCGCTTGGCTCCCCGATCGCCGACGTGTTCGCGCGGTTCGACCGCGAGCCGATCGCCGCGGCCTCCATCGCGCAGGTTCATGGCGCCACCCTGCGCGACGGAACCGAGGTCGTGGTCAAGGTGCGCCGGCCGGGGATCGCGGAGCGCGTCGATGCCGACCTGCGATTGCTCCGCCGTGTCGCGCGGCTCGCCGCCAGGCACTCACCGGAGATCCGTCGCCTCAAGCCTGACGAACTGCTCCGGTTCTTCGCGGAGAGCCTAACGCAGGAAATGGACCTCAGTGCCGAAGCGGCGGCCTGCGAGAACATCGGCGCGTTTCTGCGGCCGCTCGGCATTTGCACGCCCGCCTTCCACTGGGATCAGGTCGGTCGCCGGATCAACGTGCAGGAACGGCTCGACGGCTTGCCGGTCCGCGCGATCCTCGACGCGGAGCGTGAGGGCGGTGCGGACGTCGCCGGCAAATATGCCGATGCGGTGCTGCGGATGATCATCTTCAACGGCCGGTTTCACGCGGACCCCCATCCCGGCAACGTCTTTGTTCTGGCCGACGGGTCGCTGGCGTTCATCGACTTCGGGGCGGTCGGCGTGCTCAGTCCCGCCCGGCGGAACGAGGTGGTCACGCTCGTCCTTGCCATCGCCGGCGAGGACACACGATCGGTGACGGACGTGCTGTTGCAATGGTCGGGCGAGACCGACGTCGATCGCCAGGCACTGACCCGCGACCTCGACGCGCTGATCGGCCAGTTCCGCGGGGCGGTACTCCAGCAGATCGAGCTCGCCGACATCTTCGGCCGCGTGTTCGCGCTGCTGCGCACCTACCGCCTGGCGCTGCCACCCGATCTGGCCCTTCTGGTGCGCACCCTGTTGATTGCCGAAGGGTTCGTGCGCCGGCTCGATCCCGGCTTCGACATCGCGGCGCGCGCCGCGCCGATCGCGCGCGAGCTGCTGCGGGAGCGGATCGGCCCGGCCGGCCTCAAGCGTGGCGGACGCCGGCTGGCGACGAGCCTGGGCCGTCTGGCCGCCGCCTCGCCCGAGCTGGTGGCCTTCGCCGAGCGGGTTGCGCGGTCGGGTGCGCTGCCGATCGAGTTGCAGGGAGGCGCGGTTTTCCCAACTCCGGCATCGCCCTGGCGCGCCGATCCCAACATTCTGTCCGCCGGACTGCTTGTCGCGGGCGCGATCCTTCAGCGCGACCATGATGTTGTCGGCGCGATGTTAATGGCGTCTGCGGTGCTGCCTGCAGGCTGGGCTTGGGTTTCGAGCAGGCAGAGGCGCTGACTTCCTGCTGCCCGACCTTCCGCACACCCGACTCTCCACCCTTGCCCTTTCGCGCGCTTGTTCGCGTATCCGGCTCCTCACTGAGGAGTGGAACAACCCAGGAGAGGGGGCGTTTTCGAACAAGTAAACCAGTCGGTGTATAAACGGCGCTCTGGTTCGATCGAGCGAGGGCTTTTGCGTGTCGGACCAACCGGATCACGAATCACATGTAGCGGCTGAGGAGTGGTCTGACTTCGGTGCTGCACTGAGCGACCTGATGCCCAGGCTGGCAAGCTATGCGCGATCCCTAACAAGGAATCCCGATGCTGCACAGGATCTCGTTCAGGATACCGTGCTGAAAGCCTGGCGCAGCCGTGCCTCATTCGAGGCGGGCACGAATTTGAAAGCGTGGACCTTCCGTATCCTTCGCAACTCCTTTCTGTCGCAGGTTCGTCGTAAAGGTGCGGGACACGAGACCGCCGAACTCATCGATGTTCCGGTGGCGTCAAATCAAGAATCGATCGTGACATTGGGCGATGTTCGCCGCCTGTGGCCGCGCCTGACACCCGAGCAGCAGCGGTGCATCCAACTTGTCGGGATCGAGGGATTGAGCTACGAAGAGACAGCAACGATCGAACAGGTTCCTGTCGGTACGATCAAGAGCCGCGTGGTGAGAGGGCGGCAGATGCTGCGCGCACTCCTGGATCAAACGAACATCGTACCAGCCACAGGGACAGCATCACGGACCCTGTCGGTCGATTCGTCCCCTCGGTACGAACCGTCGCGCGTTGATGATGAACACTCAAAGCAGATCGAACTGCTGCGAAGGTGGCGCGCGGAGCGTGCGGCCGCTCGCTGCGCCATCGGATGACTTCTTGGAATCCACCAAATCCCCGTTTGTGTCCCTTTCCATTTCAGACCTACGATGAGCCCCCGTAGCGCCACGAGTTGATGATGGCGCGATGGAGTCCTCTCCCGAGTTTGCCCGTTTATCGCTGCCAAACAGGCGATTTTCCCTGGATGATGTATTTTCGTCAGCATTTAGCTCTGATCGTTGCAACCTGGTTAGAGAAGCAGAAGAGCGCAAACTGCCAAGGCCATTCAACCAAGGCTCCGAAGTCCACTGGCGATGATCCGCATGGCCCGATCCAACATCTCGTCCCGATCGCCATCGAGATAGGCGGCGACACCAGCAATCATTCTTGCCGCAAGCTGGACATCTTCAGTCGTGACGCCACTTGGCAGCGCATTGCAGGCGATCGCATGGGACAGCATGTGCTGCATGACGTCATCAGCTTCCGATCTCAGCCTCGACACTGCCTGGTCAAGAGAGCCGCTGCCGACCCCTATGCTGGCCTTGGCGTGAAAGGCGGCCACTCCGCCATAATGCTTGATGAATTCCTCAAACATTCGGGGTTCATCGGCAAGCTGCGAGACCACCGCTCTAAGTTCGTCGAGGCGCCTCTCGAGAACTGCTACGATCATCGCGTCGCGGTCAGAGAAGTTCCGATAAAGCGTCCCGCGGCCAACACCGGCACGTTGTGCGATCTGCTCTAACGCGACCCCGTACCCCTCATCGCGGAAGGCATCCGCTGCCGCGGCGATCAGGCGGTCGCGCCGGGCTCGGGCATCTTTCCGCATGCTTGTTCCGCTCCAACATGAACGCTATAACCGGACATTCAACGTCCGGTTAGGTTACGCTCGCTAGATGAGTTCGTCCACATCACGCCCCGCGCCGGTCCTTCTGGAGCGTACGCCTGAATGGCACCCGGATGAGGTGCCGATGATTCCAGGCTCGCCGGCGTCCATCCGGCATCGGCCGTCCATCCGCGTCGCTTACCTAACCGTCGGGGTACTCATCACGATCACCAGCGGACTCGCCAACGCGCTTGTGTCGGCAAATCTGCCCCAGATCCAGGGAGCGCTGGGACTGACGCCTGTCGAAGGGGCGTGGCTCCCCGCAGCGTATGTGATGGTGAACCTCTCGGCAAACCTCATCCTGTTCAAGGCACGGCAGCAGTTCGGCATTCGACGGTTCGCGGAGGTTGCGCTTGCGGCTTATCTCGCAATCACCGTGCTTCACCCGTTCGTCGATGATTATCCCACTGCAGTGCTGGTCAGAGGCGCGTCAGGCTTCGTCGGTGCCCCGCTGAGCTCCCTTGGGTTCTATTATGTGATGCAGGGCTTTCCGAAGCATCTGATGGGCAAGGCGATCGTTGTCGGCTTCGGCTTGACACAATTGGCGTTGCCGTTGGCGTGGTTGCTGTCACCAGCCCTCTTGGACCTGGGCGACTGGCACACGCTCTATTCTTTCGAGTTCGCCCTTGCGCTGTGCACGCTCGCGGCGGTCATTTCGCTCAAGCTGCCGCCGGGGATCAGGATAAAGGTCTTCGAGAAGACGGACGTTCTGACGTTTATTTTGCTGGCGCCGGCATTTGTTCTGATCGCGGGCGTTCTGGCGCAAGGACAGCTGCAATGGTGGAGCGAGCAGCCGTGGATGGCCTGGGCCCTCGTCGCTTCCCTGGCGCTGTTGCTGCTGGCGTTCCTCGTTGAACACCACCGGGCCAATCCGCTCATCCAGACCCGATGGATCG harbors:
- a CDS encoding TetR/AcrR family transcriptional regulator; translation: MSDDEKKGRRPRKMGRPTTEDAVRLTSHILKSARELFFEHGFDGASADMIAEQARISKRTLYARFGSKARVFEAVILDEIDTQLRALEPSGSDEPEIGSRLRVIADRLLEWLLTPRIASMERVVIAQAVRFPALAANIHDFGYQRAVQWVASILAHANARGELSLADPLFAAEQFVTLVVVAPMRRAALGLSPPAYDEAARDRIARGIDLFLDGCRPRQGDGCRT
- a CDS encoding PaaI family thioesterase — its product is MAGDWSLQPGNVPWGNRLGLELVSVGGGLSSLRLGWRQELADEEETLATGVLTSLIDQACGVAVMSRLGRRLAISTLNLKVDHLRSAEARCSATAWAHCYDAIEHRAFVRTEVWDTDPSRLIATSQGVFSINRAVGR
- a CDS encoding sigma-70 family RNA polymerase sigma factor, encoding MPRLASYARSLTRNPDAAQDLVQDTVLKAWRSRASFEAGTNLKAWTFRILRNSFLSQVRRKGAGHETAELIDVPVASNQESIVTLGDVRRLWPRLTPEQQRCIQLVGIEGLSYEETATIEQVPVGTIKSRVVRGRQMLRALLDQTNIVPATGTASRTLSVDSSPRYEPSRVDDEHSKQIELLRRWRAERAAARCAIG
- a CDS encoding ABC1 kinase family protein, yielding MPTTDDEPQIGEHARLAELLQIMGRHGLNGLASRLGLLPGRSEQPVDIGTPERVVALLQDLGPVAVKLGQVLATREDLLGPEWVRALSTLQDRVTPLPFEALEPTILTALGSPIADVFARFDREPIAAASIAQVHGATLRDGTEVVVKVRRPGIAERVDADLRLLRRVARLAARHSPEIRRLKPDELLRFFAESLTQEMDLSAEAAACENIGAFLRPLGICTPAFHWDQVGRRINVQERLDGLPVRAILDAEREGGADVAGKYADAVLRMIIFNGRFHADPHPGNVFVLADGSLAFIDFGAVGVLSPARRNEVVTLVLAIAGEDTRSVTDVLLQWSGETDVDRQALTRDLDALIGQFRGAVLQQIELADIFGRVFALLRTYRLALPPDLALLVRTLLIAEGFVRRLDPGFDIAARAAPIARELLRERIGPAGLKRGGRRLATSLGRLAAASPELVAFAERVARSGALPIELQGGAVFPTPASPWRADPNILSAGLLVAGAILQRDHDVVGAMLMASAVLPAGWAWVSSRQRR
- a CDS encoding MFS transporter — encoded protein: MIPGSPASIRHRPSIRVAYLTVGVLITITSGLANALVSANLPQIQGALGLTPVEGAWLPAAYVMVNLSANLILFKARQQFGIRRFAEVALAAYLAITVLHPFVDDYPTAVLVRGASGFVGAPLSSLGFYYVMQGFPKHLMGKAIVVGFGLTQLALPLAWLLSPALLDLGDWHTLYSFEFALALCTLAAVISLKLPPGIRIKVFEKTDVLTFILLAPAFVLIAGVLAQGQLQWWSEQPWMAWALVASLALLLLAFLVEHHRANPLIQTRWIGTGEVIRFVFAALAFRLILSEQSYAAAGLLRTLGMGPDQFRLFYLVVIAGVLSGIAIGAATFGPKTMMPMAIAAVILVLIASLLDSDATSDTRPNNMMASQAMIAMAGALVMAPLILHGVMGALKRGADHIVTFVILFTMTQSAGALLGPAIYGTFQQYRQHEYSGQITSHVDPTNPVVAQRLALQRGIYAARVSDPIIGGAGGTALLQQAATREASIRAYNDVFRLNAIIAFAFLLWCLWRVAVQLRAASQAPPPPAAA
- a CDS encoding TetR/AcrR family transcriptional regulator translates to MRKDARARRDRLIAAAADAFRDEGYGVALEQIAQRAGVGRGTLYRNFSDRDAMIVAVLERRLDELRAVVSQLADEPRMFEEFIKHYGGVAAFHAKASIGVGSGSLDQAVSRLRSEADDVMQHMLSHAIACNALPSGVTTEDVQLAARMIAGVAAYLDGDRDEMLDRAMRIIASGLRSLG
- a CDS encoding MlaD family protein; protein product: METRSNKFLVLVVTGFLLGTLLIFTLWLFDARDGDGNPYMIRFTGSVAGLENGSSVTFSGVPAGHVTSIRFDKEDPSAVLVTVNLDPRIPIVAGVKASIARSALAGTANISLEGATSGAPPIVAASDGELPVIHAKEGGLLGGGGDPVALVEKISRTVDSVSRDLDAAQQQRASDRLAALAESSAGWADRVGSASDGLTGARGRVVAVGDALQRSGASAQRLRAALNDRRATVLARANRPLLNARDEAEQLTARVEAVRPTIRGMTAKQAQLRETIRSASNKVGAVRDTAVRIDQEGLGVSAPSLPTYKPKSRQ